The following coding sequences are from one Rutidosis leptorrhynchoides isolate AG116_Rl617_1_P2 chromosome 11, CSIRO_AGI_Rlap_v1, whole genome shotgun sequence window:
- the LOC139877755 gene encoding casparian strip membrane protein 1-like, with protein MDSSHSVKESGDIVIPVRDVKSSKSSKGVHPVNIVSSTTKVDHVPHVAGWKRGVGIIDLILRICAIIATIAAAAVMGTTSQNLPFFTQLFQFQASYDDFPTFTFFLAGNAITCAYLAFSLPFSIVCIVRPHIVGARMLLLVFDTLALALTIAAASAAAAIVYLAHNGNPNTNWPALCQQFNEFCPRVSGAVVGSFLAVAILVVLVFLSAALLRSN; from the exons ATGGATTCTAGTCATTCGGTTAAAGAAAGTGGCGATATTGTGATCCCAGTGAGGGATGTCAAGTCCTCTAAGTCATCGAAAGGTGTACATCCCGTTAATATTGTGTCATCCACCACGAAAGTTGACCATGTGCCGCACGTTGCAGGGTGGAAAAGAGGTGTTGGCATTATTGATCTAATTCTAAGGATATGCGCGATTATTGCTACTATAGCCGCAGCTGCGGTTATGGGCACTACTAGCCAAAACCTTCCATTTTTTACTCAGTTGTTTCAGTTTCAAGCGAGCTATGACGATTTCCCTACGTTCAC GTTTTTCTTGGCAGGAAACGCGATAACATGTGCATATCTCGCGTTCTCTTTACCTTTCTCAATAGTTTGTATCGTACGTCCACATATCGTCGGAGCTAGGATGTTGCTTCTTGTTTTCGATACG ctAGCATTGGCTCTGACAATTGCAGCTGCATCAGCGGCTGCAGCCATCGTCTACTTGGCACATAATGGAAACCCCAACACGAATTGGCCAGCGCTTTGTCAGCAATTTAACGAATTTTGTCCACGTGTTAGTGGTGCAGTGGTGGGGTCCTTTCTTGCAGTTGCCATTTTAGTGGTTTTGGTGTTTTTATCTGCAGCTTTGCTAAGGAGTAACTAA
- the LOC139875864 gene encoding uncharacterized protein, with translation MLTAVAKNANGQILPFVFAVVDNESNESWAWFLEMVQTHVNVSKRELCVISDRHVGILNAMANQQYGWHHRYCLRHIRSNLMTKFNRNTELKKLCWRAGSTMQSNRYKLVVRGIKTLSKAVWKYLEDADIHKWTLYRDSFRLRWGNLTTNTAESLKNVLRHARMMPVKACMDYTFHYTREHFNTQETTAHEWQAPLSKSIWTQFQEREKLAFAYMVTCYNQLYKVQSTYQRSGDGGTEYTVRYLAKKCTCGRWQYQRMPCSHGIAVCRMRNKDPKTLISIYYTTTTWREQYSYHLHPLRDATYWTTANWTMKADPTRLITHWGRRQSR, from the coding sequence ATGCTTACAGCAGTAGCTAAAAATGCTAACGGGCAAATTCTGCCTTTTGTATTTGCAGTAGTTGATAATGAATCGAACGAAAGTTGGGCTTGGTTTTTGGAAATGGTCCAAACACATGTTAATGTCAGTAAAAGAGAATTGTGTGTTATATCTGATCGTCATGTAGGTATACTTAATGCGATGGCTAACCAGCAATATGGTTGGCATCATCGTTATTGCTTGCGCCACATTCGTAGTAACTTGATGACAAAGTTTAACAGAAACACCGAGTTAAAGAAGTTGTGTTGGAGGGCCGGTTCCACGATGCAAAGTAATAGATACAAACTTGTAGTGCGTGGAATTAAAACATTGAGTAAGGCAGTTTGGAAATATTTAGAAGACGCTGATATTCATAAGTGGACTTTGTATAGAGACAGCTTTCGTTTGCGTTGGGGTAACTTAACAACAAACACAGCCGAGTCGTTGAAAAATGTTTTGCGTCATGCACGTATGATGCCAGTCAAAGCGTGTATGGATTATACATTTCACTACACAAGAGAGCACTTCAACACGCAAGAAACAACTGCTCATGAATGGCAAGCACCACTATCTAAGTCTATTTGGACACAATTTCAAGAACGTGAAAAACTTGCTTTTGCTTACATGGTAACATGCTATAACCAGCTGTACAAGGTTCAATCTACATATCAAAGAAGCGGTGATGGTGGGACAGAGTACACTGTTAGATATTTGGCCAAAAAGTGCACTTGTGGAAGATGGCAATATCAAAGAATGCCTTGCTCTCATGGCATTGCAGTATGTCGCATGAGAAATAAAGATCCAAAAACCTTGATTAGTATATACTACACTACTACCACGTGGAGGGAACAATATAGTTATCACTTACATCCATTAAGAGATGCCACATACTGGACCACAGCAAACTGGACAATGAAGGCCGATCCAACACGATTGATCACACATTGGGGTAGGAGACAATCACGATGA